One Candidatus Zixiibacteriota bacterium genomic window, AAACCCCGGTATATCTCCGATGAAGCCGGTCGTCCATCAGTTTCAGGTCATAAAGGATCAGGTCTGCCGCCTGCGCGATACGAAGCAACGTGTCGGTTGGAGCGTAACCCGAAGTATCCACCGCGGTGTGTAGTCCCTTACTTCGGCAGGCCTCCAACAGGGCGTACAGGAATTCCGGTTGAAAAAGCGGCTCGCCTCCGGAAAAAGTCACCCCGCCGCCGGACTCATCGTAAAAGGGCTCATCCGCCATGACCTGCCGCATTACTTCGGTAACCGTCGTTTCATATCCGATCATATCGCCGTGACTTCCCGGGCGATTGCCGGTATTGCCGGTGCTCCTTTTGGGAGCCGGTTCCGGTTGCGAGCTGCGACTTTCCGGATTGTGACACCACCAGCAGTTGAGGGGACAGCCCTTGAAGAACACGGTCGTTCGTATACCGGGGCCATCGTGGATAGCGTACTTCTTAACGTCGTATATGATGCCGGTATCAGTCATGGTTACCTTTCACTAAGTCTGACAATATAACACCGCCATCATTCAGATTAGCCGCAAAATTATCCACAGGTTGGAAAAATCTGAACAAACCGGTTCTTGCTGACGGGACTATTTGACTTACATCGCGGGCATGAGCGGTTAATGCCGTACGAGTAGTTTGAATTTAAGAACAGCGGAATTATAAAAAACGCCCTCGCGGGGGCGAGGGCGTTTCACTCATGAAGGTCTAAATCGCAGAGCCTACGGGCAATTAAGGCTCGGGCCGCTGTTGAACATGTAATCTACCAGGTAAACCAGGTCGGCAATGTCGGCGATTGAACCGTCACCGTTGACGTCAACCGCTTCCATGAAGATCGGCGCCGGGCCGCCGTTAAACATGTAATCAACCAGGTAGACCAGGTCTTCGATATCCGGTCCTGCTCCGCTGCCGTTGATGTCGCCGCAAATCCAGGCCGGTCCAATCTCAATTGTCAGCGTCTGTTGTCCAATACCACCGACTTCGTCGGCAGCCTGAGCCATGAAGCTGATCGTTTGTTCCTCGGTCGGAGTTCCCGACAAAAGCCCGCTGGCGCTAAGGCTCAAACCGGTTCCGGCAAGACCGCTGTTGGCGTCGCTCCAGGTCAGCGATCCGGTACCGCCGGTGGCCGCCAACTGCTGCGAATAGGCGGTTTCGGCCGAGCCGTACGGAAGGCTGGTCGTGACTACCGTCACTTCCTCATTGAGCAGGAAGGTCATCGGGAAGTCACCCGTTGCACCGACCTCATCGGTCAGGTGACAGGTAAATTCGGCAGTACCGGCTGTCGTCGGCGTACCGCTGACAAGACCGGTCGTACTCAGCGACAGGCCATAGCTGCCGAGGGTTCCGTAGAGATCGGTATAGCTGATGTCGCCGGTTCCGCCAGTGCCGGAGAGCTGCTGAGAGTACGGGACTCCCACGGTCCAATCCGGCAACGATGAACTCAGTGCCGGGGCAGGGTTGATCGTCAGATTCAGCGCTTTTTCATCCGAGCCGCGCTCGTTGCTCACCATCGCGGTGAACTCGATCGTCCCGGCTGTGGTCGGTGTGCCGTTCAGCAGACCATCCGTCCCCAGTGCCAGTCCGGTGCCGGTCAGGTCGCCGTTTTTGTCGATCCAGGTTTCATCACCGGTGCCGCCGGTCGCTTCGAGCTGATAGCTGTACGCTACGTTGATTGTCCATTCCGGCAACGTCTCGGTGATAATTGTCAGAGGTTGCGTAATCTCGAACGGGAGCGACTTCTCGACAGTTGCCCCAATGGCGTCCGTAACCAAGACGACCAGATCGACAGTGCCTGCCGTGGATGGTGTGCCTTGAATCTGCCCGATAGCGACGATGGACAGACCGAATCCAGCCAGGACACCGTTCTTGTCGGAAGTGATCCGACCACCGGTCCCACCGGTTGAAGATATATTGGCCACGTAAAGCTCACCCAGTTCTCCGTTAGGGAGGCTTTCGGTCGTGATCGTCAAGGCCGGATTGAGGATGAAGCTGTAGGTTTGTTCGACCGTAGTTTTAGCTTCATCGGACAAAGCGGCGGTAAACGAAATCGTCCCGGTTGTCGTTGGAGTACCGTTCAGAAGACCGGAGGTGCTCAGCGTTAGACCGGTACCGGCCAGATCGTCGTTTTTGTCGATCCAGGTCCGACTACCCACACCGCCGATACCCTCGAGCTGCAGGTTCATGGCAAAACCTTCGGTCCAGTCAGGAACTTCCTCGGTCAGAATCTGCAACGCCTGGATAATCTCAAAACTGAACGTTTCATCATCCGAACCGCCACCCATGTCAGCCACATGAGCGGTGAAACTGATCGTGCCGGGAGTTATCGGAGTGCCGGAGAGAACACCGTTATAAGACAGGCTCAGTCCCGTGCCGTCCAGATCGTCGTTCAAGTCAGTCCAGGTTTTGGTGCCGGTGCCGCCGGTGGTGGTCAGTGTCTGAGAATAAGGTTCATTCAGATCGCCGTCCGGCAACGATGTTGTGGTAATCTGAAGCACCGGATTGACGGTGAAACTCAGCGCCTGCTCAGCGGTGGCGCCGATATCGTCAGTGTAAAGAGCGGTAAAACTGATCGTGCCCTCGGATACGGTTCCGGACAAAAGTCCGCCGCGTGAAAGCGTCAGACCGGTCCCGACCAGATCACCGTTCTTATCGCTCCATTCCGGGCTGCCGGTGCCGCCGGTTCCGGCCAACTGCTGCGAATAGCTGCCGCCGTCGGTCCAGTTCGGAAGCGTCGTAGTCGTTATTTGAAGAGCTTCATTGATCTGGAAGGTGAACTGCTTTTCGTCGGTGTAAAGCGAGTCGTCAGTCACCTGAGCCACGAAACTTAACCAACCGGCATTAGTCGGTGTGCCGCTGAGAACGCCTGCCGTCGAGAGGCTCAGGCCGGTGCCGCTCAGGTCGCTGTTTTTATCGGCCCAGACATAAGGGGTCGTGCCGCCCTCAGCTGCGAGCGTCTGACTCAATGGATACCAGGCTGTCCAGTCCGGAATCAGCGTGGTCGTAATGTTGGGAGCATTGACGTTGCAGGTGTAGCCCTTGACTTCAACGTCATCGATATTCCATCCGCAATATCTCCAGGAACCGTCGGTTGTGCCCATCGTGAAACGAATGTAAACGGTCGCTTCACCGTCGGCATAAGATGAGATGTCATACGTATACTCGGTCCAGGAATTGTCGGAGATGGTTACATCGTTCTCCCAGATAGTAGTCCAGGAGGAGCCATCGTTGGAAATTCGTATATAAGCATGATCGTACAAGGGCTGTTCGACTCCCAGCCAGCGCCAGAAGCTGAACGTCACATTAGCCAGCTCACTGCAGTCGATGGCCGGGCTGGTCAGGTGACGTTCCGGCATACTGTTTTCATAGTCGCCGTCGAGGTTGTAGCCGTATACGTTCGATCCGGAATGGCCACTGGACGGATCCGGGTTGCCGTATTCACCACCGTCGCCGGTCGGTGTTCCTCGTTCCCAGGAACCGCCGGAAATAGTCCAGCCCTGGTCGGTGTCGAAGTTATCCGAGAAGATTACCTCTTCATCGGTTGCGACAAAAGCCGAATAGGGATCGACCGGGCTCGGATCGTACACCTCACCGATACCGTCCGCTTCGGCGCTGAGATAGAAATTGACGCGCTGGAGACAGTCGGCCGGGGGCAGGGTGGCGATGTAATTGTTGGCAGTCGTCTCGGTCATGTAAACCGAGGTGTAAGTACTACCGTCGACGTTGTAGTACAACTGACCGGTTCCGGAGACGGGAGTATTACCCTCGATGCCCGAAACCACCACCGTGAAACTGGTCTGTACGCCAGGGGATAGGAGCGTCGGAACACCCTGAGGATATGTGAACGAGAGCGGAGCGAGTTCCGGAGCGTCCATGTTATGAGCGCCGAAACCGGCCGCGATTTCCCAGTAGTGCGGCGTGCCGTTGTTGATGTTGCCGTCGTTGTCGTCCAGGGTAAGCCAGTCGATCGTAATCTGCGGCGTGATCTCCGTGCCGGAGTGCAACAATATAGCGTTGACTGCCAGGTTACGAAGGAGCGGCAGATATTCTTCCGGTCCTGTCGTGGTCTGAACCAGCGCGTTACGCGTGTCCCAAATACAACCGGTGAGTAACTGCGCACAGGTGTGGATATCGTCCGAACAGGGATACTGGAATGAGTTGTCGGCTGTCCGTAACGGTTCTTCGCAGTCGCCGTAGAAGCCGAGCGCCAGATTTGGATTATCGACAATCACCACGTGCATTCCGTCGGCCATACCTTCACCATATTGACCCTGGCCGCTGCCGCCCATGTTAACCAGATGGTGACCGTATTCATGGTGGATGATCGCATTCCAGGCCGTGTTCGGATAGCTTGAACCGGACGCGCAGAAATTGATCGACTCATCCGATGAACTGTACCAGGCGTTGCCCGGGCAATAACCGTCGGTACGGTTGACGCTGACCGGGAACTCAGTGTCAGTAAGGTTGGGATAAGAAGGATTCGCGGTGATCGCGGTGGATCGGACGATGTTGGCCTGGATGTAGGCATTGCTCTGAGCCAGTACCTCCTCAGAGGTGTTGGCCGAGTTGTGAACGAAATTAGCCGGGCCGGGCGGAGTAACAGTAGTGGTCAGAATCTCTTCCGATCCGGAATAGTTACTCACGTTGAACCATTGACCGACACAGGGGGAGGTAACCGTCACACTTGAGGTGCCGGAGTTGGAAATGGTGAAATCACCGTTTTCATCGGTGTAGGCAATGGTACTGCCGATACTCACTTTGGCATAGGGGAAGGGCATGATCGATTCGGGTTCGCAATCAGCCGAGGCGTTGCCTTCGGAGGCCATACCGCTGACGTTGCCGACCACATCTTCGAAAACGATGCGATTTTCTTTATAGAGAATCTCACCGGTGGCCGGATCGATAACGTAACGGAAACACTCCGGGAAATCGGAACTGCCTTCGAACGTAACCGCCATGCGCGGCGCTTCACGCTTGCTTTCGATACCGGCCCAAATCACCGTCTCCTGTTCGGAGAAATCGGTCAGGCCGGGTTCATCGGCGCGAGCGATATCTTCAGCCACGGCGGAGAATCCGCCGAACGATTTGTTCGGGATGAAATCGCCCAGATCGCGTAAGGTCGATACCGCCATAACCAGCGGATAGCCGGATTCGTTGCGAACCAGCAGCCGCAGTTCACCCTGGAAAAGGGGAATTCCGTCTATTTCCTGGCGATAATAAACGAGCGTAAACTTGTAACTATCGGTCTCCGCATCGTACATGACCGGCTGGGTCAAATTTCGCTTCTTACTTAAATTGCCGGGAATGAGATCATCGGCCTTAACCCCGAATACACCCGCGTGTTCGAGACGGAACTGATCTGCGGTTGCCTCAGGAGAAGTCCCGTAACCGAACGGGACACCGTACAGGCGCGAGATCACCGGTCCGGTCTGATAAACGCGGACGTTGCCGAAGCTGGATTTAAGATCGCTGAGTGCTTGCGTTGTCTTCTGGACTCTCTCAGGAGTCAACCCTGCATAGCCGTCATTATCAGAGGCGGCAAATACCGAGCAGGCCAGAAGAATCAAGGCTGTCAAAGTTAGCAGATTCCTCCGCATAGATCCTCCAGGGTAGGTTATGTTGAATCATATGTCTAATTGCAGTAACCGTAGAATGTATAGCGTTCGTAGTACCTCTGCTACATTATAGGGTAAATTACGCATTAGTCAACAAGGAATCTACTTATCCCCGGCTATACCAATTGGAAAGTGAGTCTTACCGTATAGGTGCGATGTAGCTTTTGAAAAGACATGAATATAAAAAAAGAGCGAAGCTGATATAGCTTCGCCCTTTTGTTCCGGTGACTACTGCCTTTACATCAGAAGGCTGCGGCCAGTGATAGGTTTTTGATATTCTGAAGTTGATCGGCAAGGCCGAGTTTCAACAAATAATCCATATCGAGCGACGACGCTGCGGCGTCTCTTATATTGTTGTTCAGATCCTGATTGAGCGCAAAAGCGATATGTACGGTTGTTAACACATTGAGAAGTGGGTGGGGTGTGTCGACCGGTCGGTAATGCAGGGCGACCGCTTCCAGGATGTTGTCAGGCAATCCCCAAAGCGACAATAAATGAGCCCCGATTTGAGCATCGCTTACTCCGAGAATCTTCTTCTGGGCTTTCCAGAGAGGGATTTTTTCTTCCTGTGACAGCAGCATCGCATCGGTGATTTCATCGCGGAAGTTGGCAAGCATCACCAACTTACCTACATCGTGCAGCATACCGGCCATAAGTGCTTCTTCAGCCGGACGCCGGTTAAGTCCGAATGCGGTTGCAATCAGCCGAGCGCTGGAGCCAACCGCCATACTGTTGTTATGAATGCTGTCGATTGATATCCCAGGCAAATCACAGCCTTCGAATTGCTGAAACACTCCGGCCGTCAGCACCAGGCTCTGTACGGTATCCAGACCGAGCAGGTTGACCGCATGGAGCGGACTCTCGACGTGAGTGGGCAAACCGAAGAAGGCACTGTTGACCATCTGCAAGAGCTTGGCGGTAATGCCGACATCGCGGGAGATCAAACCGGCCACCCGTCGCATCGAGCAGTTTTCCATCTGTATTTCGGATACCAGGTCGTTGTAGACGTCCGGAAGACTCGGTAACGATTTGATCGAAGCAATCCGGCGATGAAGTTCTGCGTTGGACAGCAAGCGCCTCATTCCCAGCGAATTGCTGATCAGCTTCCCCAGTATTTCAGGTTCGCCCGGTTTGGCGATGAATTGATGCGCACTGCCAGCTGTTTTAAGAATTGTTTCGCGATCGGTGCATGACGACAGAATAAACCGAACAGTGCCGGGATATTCCGCAGCGATCTGCTTGATTAGTTCTGAGCCATCTTGATCGGGCAGGTTAAGTTCGCTAATGACAACGTCAAACTGTTCCTGCTGGAGTTGTTCCAGCGCGTTCTGAGCGGTTTCTACTCGAGTGCAGTGCCACTCCCAATCAGTGTTGGCGGGAAATTTGTCAGTCTCGGTTGCAATGTTAGGTTGGGCGTCGACACACAACATTTTGACGCTGGTCGGCATGTGCATTCTCCTCCAATTGTTGCCTCAGTGTATTGCCGTGCCCGGTGATTAACCGAGAGCACAAACGGCAATACAAACGTATCAATCACACAGTCAAAAGGGTGTGGTCTTATTGACAGTCTGTAAGTCGAAGCAATAATCCCACGATCTTATTTATCGGCTGTATTATCCACCTGTTTTAGTTGGGATTGCCATAAAGGTTGTATCAAAAGCATTGAATGTGGATGATACGTTGGTTAGCACTCAATTGCGACCTTATCACATTGCTGTTTTGAAGATTTGTATCAATCCGGGCCGGATGAGATAACCACATGGGGAATAATCCGTTAAGATTGCCGGAGACATGAGAAAAAAAGACTAAAAAACACAGTTATGGACAAAATCAACTCAGTTTATGCTTGGTTTTTGCACAATTCTGCCGAATATTTTTATTATGGATACGGCTGCGATTAAACATTTAAGGTATGAGCTGGCACTGGGTAAGGAAATTCCCATGCCAAAGCCTAAGATCGATTATCTTCCCAACGACCAGTATTCCCTACAACAGTTCCTGCATGCTGCTTGTGCTGTTCATTACGGTGCTCTTGGGAAAAACAACGGTCAGTGGAGCTTCGGTCCCGATGCCCCGGACGGGGTAAAACTTTCGAGTCGTGCGGACATTCGTGAGATGCTCGACATTGCCGAACATCTGGGAGTGATCGTACCCGGCGATGCCCAGGGAGAGTTTGTTCCTTACCGTCTGGCGCCGTCATACGAAAAGAAATTTGCGAAGTTCGCTTCTTGAAGTCCGCCCTCGCAACGTCAGGGTGCCAACGTCATAATTGACGAGACAACAAGAAAACGGCCGTGTCAAGGTTCGTCTGTTAATCTGTTTCATAACCTATCAGGTGGTTGGAAGTGGCCCGAGCTCCGTTTCAGGTACTTGTAATTCCTTATTTACTGATATCCCCTGAACCGCTTTACCTAATCTTGAAACGATCCGACGCTGCTTATTGGCAGCCGGTTGCTGGTGGCGGCGAGGGAGGGGAGAATTCGGTCGAAGCGGCCGTTCGCGAAACCGCTGAAGAGGTTGGGGTGAAAGCTGCCGGACACCAATTTGTCCCAATCCCTCCGATCACTTTCATCTCGGTATATGATTGCTTTGGACGATTACTCTGGGGACCTCGAGTGACAGTCATTCCGCAGTTTTTCTTCAGCCTCGAATCGACAACGGATACCGTAACGCTGTCGTCCGAGCATACTGCTTATCAATGGTTGCCGTTCGATTTGGCCCGCCCGCTGTTGTACTGGGAGGATAATCGAAACGCCCTGACGACTTTACATCGCCGTTTGACCGGCGCCGATAAAAGCTAGAGTAAGCAGCCTGAGAACGGCTCTATACTACTCGCGTCATTAGAACTTCCAACCGTATGGCCGCGACGGCCGGGTTTATCTCCGCTACGAGGGGAGATATTTTATCTCTTCCTACGGCACCAGGATCTGTTTGAACGAAAGCATCGCAGCGACTGTTTCTCGCATGTTGCCTGCTTTGCCGATTAAGAGTTTGTCCTTCCGCCCATAATAATCGAGACAGGTTCCGCACGAGGAGAACTCGGTTCCGGCATCGGCGAATTTCCGCAATGTCTCAATCACGGGACTGCCCTCGGTTGTCAGAAAAATGCCGCTGTTCATGCAAATCACCAGTGCCGGAAGACGGCCTGACTCATAGAGCATATTGAGGAAAGCGTTCATCAACTTCGCACCGAGATCGGGCTCACCGTCGCCCAGACCGTCGGATTTAATCAGCAGCAGCAGGTCCTTGTCGACTGTCATGGTCTTTTCTCCCGCTGTTCACCGCTAGATGCGATGAACAGGAATTTCATACAGTTCAGTATTCATATATCCATGTTCGTTCGAAGATAGCCAGACCGGATTGGGCACGCAAGTAATGTGCCGCTGAGCGGTTCACAAAAAAAAGGACAGGCCCGAAGACCTGTCCCTTGATAACGAGGAGTGAACGCTATTTCATCAACAGCATTTTCCTGGTATCGACACCTTCGTTGGTGACGATGCGATAGAGATATATCCCGCTGGCCATCCCGGAGCCGTCCCAGGTAACACTATGATATCCTGCCGAGCGCGATTCGTTGACCAGAGTCGCGATGCGCTGTCCGGCAATGTTGAACACCTCCAGTGTTACATGACTCGGCTGAGAAATGCTGAAACCGATTTCCGTAACCGGGTTGAACGGATTGGGGTAGTTCTGCATCAGGCCGAATTGGACCGGAACCAGAGCCAGACTGGCGCCGCGATCTTCTCCATAAACCCAGCCGGATTCACACGAGCGGGTAACTTCGTTGTCCCCCGACACATAAGTGTTGGTGCTGTGGGTGACGTTCGTTACTTCGAAACACCATTCACCGGAGGGCTTTTTCACACCGCTGGTCTGGAATGAAACCGTACCGCTGGATCCGGTGGTGCCGCTGAGGCTGCCGCTGGTCGGGCCGTCATAGGTAACGTATACGGTCGCGTTAGCTACGGCGCTGCCGACGTCGTCCTTAATCGTGACGGTTGCCGTACCGACATAGTTCGGACCGGATTTGCCGCGGCCAACCGCGATATCGGCTACATGCATCGTGCCGGTCGATTGATCGGTCACGGTGATGTAGTTCGACTTGGTCTCGACATCCGAGCCGTAGGCGTTGGTGGCTGTCAGAGTTACCGTATAGGTGCCGATGTTGGCATAGGTGTAGGTCGGATTCTGAGCCGACGAAGTTCCTGAGCCGTCACCGAAATCCCAACTCCAGGAGGTCGGACTTCCGGTCGACAGGTCGGTGAAGCTGACCAGTAACGGATACGAACCGGTTGTCGGTGAACCGACAAATTCCGCTACCGGCGGACCGGGGGTCGTTTCGTATTCGATGTACATCTCGTCGATATACACCGCATCGAGACTCACATTACCCCAGGAGCGGTTGTCGTCCTTCACCTGTACATAGATGGTGCCACTGGTATAAGCCGGCAGGGAATAAGTATAAACCTGCTCGGTTGCGGAAGAAACCGTAACCATCGTCGTGTAGGTGACGCCGTCGGTCGAATACGAGAATATGAAATCATCACCGTCGCTGTTGTTCGGGCGATAAGCCTCCAGATAGAACGTGACGGTTGCTCCACCGCCAACGGTGAAGGTCCATTCATGTTCAGCGTTACTGGTGACTTTTACCGGATGACTGGTCGACTCCGATTCGATTATTCCCTCGTAGACATTGTCACTCGCATAAGTGTCGGTCATGGACCCGCTTACCGTGCCCAGGCTGCTTGTTTCGGAATCAGCATAGGCTTTTTCCGCCACACCGGGTTCGGTAACCGTGATATAACCGGTTTTGACTTCATCGTCGGAGCCATAAGCGTTGGACGCTGTCAGAGTAACGGTGTACGTCCCGACCTCGTTGTAGATATAACTCGGATTCTGAGCTGCCGAAGTTCCGACACCGTCGCCGAAATCCCAACTCCAGGCGGTAGGATCGCCGGTCGACAGATCAGTGAAACTGACCGTCAGGGGAGCTTCGCCGCTGGTCGGAGAACCGGAGAAATTAGCAGTCGGCGGCGCCGGAGCGGTGACCGTGATGTAATCAACCTTAGTCTCGACATCGTAACCGTAAGCGTTGGTCGCTGTCAGGGTAACGGTATAAGTGCCGATCGCGGTGTAAGTGTAGCTCGGGTTCTGAGCGGCTGAAGTCCCGCCGTCGCCGAAATCCCAACTCCAGGCAGTCGGTGAGTTGGTTGACAAATCGGTGAAGCTCACCGTAAGGGAGACTTCGCCGGTGGTCGGACTGCCGCTGAAGTTGGCTACCGGCGGATTCTGACCGCCGCCGGCCGCTGCCAGGGCCGCAGCGACGTCGACAATTCCGACACCAACGTACTTGGTCTGGTTGTATGACTTGGTGTTGTTAACGATCAAGTCCCATTTATCCTGAGCGCTGAGACTCGGATTGTAGGATTCCAGCAAAGCCGCCACGCCGACTACGTGCGGACAGGCCATTGAGGTACCGTCCATCGACGAGATATAATCCGTGCCCGGATCGGAGGGGTCGGTGATTGTGCTGAGAACGCTGACCCCGGGAGCCGCCACGTCTACCCAGGAGCCGTAGTTCGAGAAGCTGGCCGGATTACCGTCCTGATCAGTTGCGCCGACATCCATACAGTCGGTGCGAGCGCCAAGATAATCGGCGCTGGACGAACTGGAGTTACCGGCGGCGACGATCACCATAACATCCTGAGCAATCAGGTAGTCACAGGCCGCGCTCAGTCCGCCGGAGTTGCTGGTGCCGAAAGAGCAGTTGATCGCCGCTACATTCCAGCCGGCGATTTTCAACTCGGCCATGTAGTACATCGCCTCGGCGACATAATCCATGATCACCACGCCCATATCATAGCCGGAATAGCGCAACTGGTAACCGATACGACACGGCACTAATTTTACACCATTTCCACCGCCGGCATAAGTTCCGTCACCGAAACCACCGGCAATACCCGCCACGGCATAACCGTTGTTGGTGATAGCGGCAATCGTACCGGCCGTATGAGTCCCATGGCCGTTGCCGTCCGAAGGATCATTGTCGGCTCCGCCACAATCCAGGTCGGTACATGAGTAGATGTACCAATCGGTGCTCTCGACGAAATCCCAACCGATGATATCGTCAATATAGCCGTTGCCGTCATCGTCAATACCATTGCCGACCACTTCGTTGGTGTTGATCCAGATGTTGCCGTTGGTCGTGGCATCGTTCGGGCCCGGCGGATCGGAACCGCCGAGATCACCGTGGTCGTACATCGTACCAATGTCCAGATCACCTACCAGGACGACCTGAGAACCGGTTTCACTATCCCAGGCGTTGTCGGCTTCGATACCGTACGTATCCCAGTAATGCCATTGGTCATAGGGGTAGCTTTCCGGAGGATCATCGTAATAAGTGTCGTTAGGGGTGGCATAGACCGTGCTCACGCCGATCGGTTCGCAATGATTGACCTCGGGGAGTGCTTCATAAGCGGCCATGACTTCATCGAGGCTTCCGACCTCGAACGTGACTTTGTAATGCCGGGCGAGTGAACTCGCACCCTCGGCCTGCGCCATGGCTCCGCGATCCGCTCCCGGGAACTGGGGCCGGAGACTCTTTACCTGAAATTGCTCAGCCAGTTGGCTGAAACCGTTCATGTCGGAAAGAGCCAGCGAAGATTTCGCATCTTTCTGGTGGTCAATGGTCACATTATCGTTGAGAACGACAATAAACCGATTCGGAATGTATCCCAGGAAACTCTCCTGGTAAATATAGCGAGAAGGATCAGTCGGGAGGTATTCCTCCGATGCTACCGACCCGGCCACAAGTACTAAAATAAGAAATGTGGCGGTGAAAAACCTGCGCATAATTCCTCCTATGAAAGGACTAGTTGTGGCTTCCAAGAAATAGAGCAAATACTGAGATATCTGTCGACGGCTATCACCTCCCTGCGTACGGACCATTCTGCAAGTCCGGAAATAGGTGACCTTCTGTACTTATTAATAGAGGAAGAGCCGGACCGGTTTGATACCCAATAATGGCGCCGCTGTGTTGTTAGTCGGAACTTGTTGTTTAACAACGAAATGAGAGGCCTCACCCGACCCCTTTGGTGTTTACATGCAACATATATCGCATGGGAACGGTGTGTGATGTTGAGAAAAGCAAAGGGGCGTCGCACTCAGTGTATCAACGCCCCTTGGCCAGGTTGAGGAGGTGTAATTTACAACTTTACAGCAATTCTATGAATGCGACTACCTCGTAATCGCCTATACCGCCGATATTGATATCCGCAA contains:
- a CDS encoding choice-of-anchor J domain-containing protein, with the protein product MRRNLLTLTALILLACSVFAASDNDGYAGLTPERVQKTTQALSDLKSSFGNVRVYQTGPVISRLYGVPFGYGTSPEATADQFRLEHAGVFGVKADDLIPGNLSKKRNLTQPVMYDAETDSYKFTLVYYRQEIDGIPLFQGELRLLVRNESGYPLVMAVSTLRDLGDFIPNKSFGGFSAVAEDIARADEPGLTDFSEQETVIWAGIESKREAPRMAVTFEGSSDFPECFRYVIDPATGEILYKENRIVFEDVVGNVSGMASEGNASADCEPESIMPFPYAKVSIGSTIAYTDENGDFTISNSGTSSVTVTSPCVGQWFNVSNYSGSEEILTTTVTPPGPANFVHNSANTSEEVLAQSNAYIQANIVRSTAITANPSYPNLTDTEFPVSVNRTDGYCPGNAWYSSSDESINFCASGSSYPNTAWNAIIHHEYGHHLVNMGGSGQGQYGEGMADGMHVVIVDNPNLALGFYGDCEEPLRTADNSFQYPCSDDIHTCAQLLTGCIWDTRNALVQTTTGPEEYLPLLRNLAVNAILLHSGTEITPQITIDWLTLDDNDGNINNGTPHYWEIAAGFGAHNMDAPELAPLSFTYPQGVPTLLSPGVQTSFTVVVSGIEGNTPVSGTGQLYYNVDGSTYTSVYMTETTANNYIATLPPADCLQRVNFYLSAEADGIGEVYDPSPVDPYSAFVATDEEVIFSDNFDTDQGWTISGGSWERGTPTGDGGEYGNPDPSSGHSGSNVYGYNLDGDYENSMPERHLTSPAIDCSELANVTFSFWRWLGVEQPLYDHAYIRISNDGSSWTTIWENDVTISDNSWTEYTYDISSYADGEATVYIRFTMGTTDGSWRYCGWNIDDVEVKGYTCNVNAPNITTTLIPDWTAWYPLSQTLAAEGGTTPYVWADKNSDLSGTGLSLSTAGVLSGTPTNAGWLSFVAQVTDDSLYTDEKQFTFQINEALQITTTTLPNWTDGGSYSQQLAGTGGTGSPEWSDKNGDLVGTGLTLSRGGLLSGTVSEGTISFTALYTDDIGATAEQALSFTVNPVLQITTTSLPDGDLNEPYSQTLTTTGGTGTKTWTDLNDDLDGTGLSLSYNGVLSGTPITPGTISFTAHVADMGGGSDDETFSFEIIQALQILTEEVPDWTEGFAMNLQLEGIGGVGSRTWIDKNDDLAGTGLTLSTSGLLNGTPTTTGTISFTAALSDEAKTTVEQTYSFILNPALTITTESLPNGELGELYVANISSTGGTGGRITSDKNGVLAGFGLSIVAIGQIQGTPSTAGTVDLVVLVTDAIGATVEKSLPFEITQPLTIITETLPEWTINVAYSYQLEATGGTGDETWIDKNGDLTGTGLALGTDGLLNGTPTTAGTIEFTAMVSNERGSDEKALNLTINPAPALSSSLPDWTVGVPYSQQLSGTGGTGDISYTDLYGTLGSYGLSLSTTGLVSGTPTTAGTAEFTCHLTDEVGATGDFPMTFLLNEEVTVVTTSLPYGSAETAYSQQLAATGGTGSLTWSDANSGLAGTGLSLSASGLLSGTPTEEQTISFMAQAADEVGGIGQQTLTIEIGPAWICGDINGSGAGPDIEDLVYLVDYMFNGGPAPIFMEAVDVNGDGSIADIADLVYLVDYMFNSGPSLNCP
- a CDS encoding glycyl-radical enzyme activating protein, with amino-acid sequence MTDTGIIYDVKKYAIHDGPGIRTTVFFKGCPLNCWWCHNPESRSSQPEPAPKRSTGNTGNRPGSHGDMIGYETTVTEVMRQVMADEPFYDESGGGVTFSGGEPLFQPEFLYALLEACRSKGLHTAVDTSGYAPTDTLLRIAQAADLILYDLKLMDDRLHRRYTGVSNELILNNLKHLAAIGTEIWIRRPLIPGITDTDENLDALADWLSANVRLRRICLLPYNLFGEEKLKRFKLESRLGPMATQSDEELEHMAERLRHRGFEITVGG
- the yedF gene encoding sulfurtransferase-like selenium metabolism protein YedF, with the translated sequence MTVDKDLLLLIKSDGLGDGEPDLGAKLMNAFLNMLYESGRLPALVICMNSGIFLTTEGSPVIETLRKFADAGTEFSSCGTCLDYYGRKDKLLIGKAGNMRETVAAMLSFKQILVP
- a CDS encoding response regulator codes for the protein MPTSVKMLCVDAQPNIATETDKFPANTDWEWHCTRVETAQNALEQLQQEQFDVVISELNLPDQDGSELIKQIAAEYPGTVRFILSSCTDRETILKTAGSAHQFIAKPGEPEILGKLISNSLGMRRLLSNAELHRRIASIKSLPSLPDVYNDLVSEIQMENCSMRRVAGLISRDVGITAKLLQMVNSAFFGLPTHVESPLHAVNLLGLDTVQSLVLTAGVFQQFEGCDLPGISIDSIHNNSMAVGSSARLIATAFGLNRRPAEEALMAGMLHDVGKLVMLANFRDEITDAMLLSQEEKIPLWKAQKKILGVSDAQIGAHLLSLWGLPDNILEAVALHYRPVDTPHPLLNVLTTVHIAFALNQDLNNNIRDAAASSLDMDYLLKLGLADQLQNIKNLSLAAAF
- a CDS encoding NUDIX domain-containing protein, which codes for MKRSDAAYWQPVAGGGEGGENSVEAAVRETAEEVGVKAAGHQFVPIPPITFISVYDCFGRLLWGPRVTVIPQFFFSLESTTDTVTLSSEHTAYQWLPFDLARPLLYWEDNRNALTTLHRRLTGADKS